From a single Planctellipticum variicoloris genomic region:
- a CDS encoding helix-turn-helix domain-containing protein — MMAKRLGKRVIGKLPADRAVRLQQSWKEAEAERDATAAESRQMLRELVQLPVKLGDVLKLLRELRVSSGKSAKEVADAMHMNSGNYSRLERGQGNPTVETLERLANAINAELIVSVRPRATSDTK, encoded by the coding sequence ATGATGGCGAAACGCCTGGGAAAGCGAGTCATCGGAAAGCTGCCGGCCGATCGGGCCGTCCGTCTGCAGCAGTCTTGGAAAGAGGCGGAAGCGGAACGGGACGCGACCGCCGCCGAGAGTCGACAGATGCTGCGGGAACTGGTGCAGCTACCCGTGAAGCTGGGAGACGTCCTGAAGCTGTTGCGGGAACTGCGCGTCTCTTCCGGAAAGTCGGCGAAAGAAGTCGCCGACGCCATGCACATGAACAGCGGCAACTACTCCCGGCTGGAGCGCGGCCAGGGGAACCCCACCGTCGAAACGCTGGAACGTCTGGCGAATGCGATCAACGCCGAACTGATTGTCTCCGTTCGGCCGCGAGCGACGTCAGACACAAAGTAG